From Ascaphus truei isolate aAscTru1 chromosome 17, aAscTru1.hap1, whole genome shotgun sequence, the proteins below share one genomic window:
- the LOC142468281 gene encoding cullin-associated NEDD8-dissociated protein 1-like isoform X4 has product MIVDTLCSNMLSDKEQLRDICSIGLKTVISELPPASTGSALATNVCRKITGQLTGAIGKQEDAAVQLEALDILSDMLGSRLGGTLFTFHPSILSCLLPQLTSPRLAVRKRAVLALGYLVQTCSGNLFTELVEHLVAELRKNESTSTTRTYIQCVATVSWQAGHRLGPHLERIVPLVVRFCKVEDDELQEQCFQALKSFIKRCPKEISEHVPTVTELCLKYIAYDPNYNYDSEEEDEEVMEMESEEEQESDDEYSDDDDMSWKVRRSAAKCLESLISARPDLLLELYHTAAPALVLRFKEREENVKADIFSAYIALLRQTRSAQSWRQVSKMAGREDAPLSVLQSQVPSVVKSLHRLFRDKSVKSRQGCFAVLTELTIALPGCLSQHIPALVPGLLFSLTDKSSSSNMRLDTMSFLHVLLSSHPPECFQPHLSAILPPVVTCIADPFYKITSEALLVAQQLVRVIRPLDQPLASPTSPYVRELFNATLKRLQAADIDQEVKERALSCMGHLICHHGDQLGGDLQPTLCLFLERLRNEITRLTAVKALTLIAGSPLRIDLRPLLKEALPVLASFLRKSQRALRLGTVAALGVLVRNYSDCLKPPMVDPLLGELPPLLAESDMHVAQVTVDFLTILVTAHPASLPKLGPRVLPQLFQLVHSPLLQGGALSSIQSFFRVLVLSRTPHLGYAELLKQLTGPVHSSGPGATPHKQAFHSVAKCVAALAGACPKESAASVTQFIQDAKSPRVGDPVKVLAFLALAEIGREKSLGGQQRELKSVILEAFVSPSEEVKSAASYALGNASVGSPADFLPFLLQEIGAQPRRQYLLLHSLKEALSSLPSEELKPYQEDVWSLLLQHCQGAEEGTRNVVAECLGKLTLVSPAQLLPRLCKQLSSGSPHTRSTVVTAIKFTISDQPAPIDSLLQGCIGEFLKTLQDSDPNVRRVALVMFNSAAHNKPSLVRDLLGSVLPPLYNETRVRRELVREVEMGPFKHTVDDGLDVRKAAFECMYTLLESCLDQLDIYEYLNHVEDGLKDHYDIRMLTFIILTRLSALCPSTVLQRLDQLIEPLRATCTTKVKAGSVKQEFEKQDELKRSAMRAIAALLVIPEVEKSQGMSEFLSQIRANPELSSLFESIQKDAVTLCSADAMDVS; this is encoded by the exons ATGATTGTGGACACACTGTGCAGCAACATGTTATCTGACAAAGAGCAGCTGCGAGATATCTGCAGCATCGGGTTAAAGACGGTGATATCAGAGCTTCCCCCAGCAAGCACAG GGTCAGCGCTGGCCACCAACGTGTGCAGAAAGATCACAGGACAGCTGACCGGAGCCATTGGGAAGCAGGAGGACGCGGCGGTCCAGCTGGAGGCGCTGGACATCCTGTCCGACATGCTGGGCAG CAGGTTAGGAGGGACCCTCTTCACTTTCCACCCGTCCATTCTGAGCTGCCTCCTCCCCCAGCTCACCAGCCCCCGGCTCGCCGTCAGGAAGAGGGCAGTCCTGGCACTGGGGTACCTGGTGCAGACCTGCAGTGGGAACCTGTTCACAGAACTCGTGGAACACCTTGTGGCGGAGCTGAGGAAGAATGAGTCCACGTCCACCACCAGGACCTACATCCAGTGCGTGGCGACCGTCAGCTGGCAGGCGGGACACAGACTCg ggccACATCTAGAGAGAATCGTGCCTCTGGTGGTGAGGTTCTGTAAGGTGGAGGATGACGAGTTGCAGGAGCAGTGCTTCCAGGCCCTGAAGTCCTTCATCAAAAGATGCCCCAAGGAGATCTCCGAGCACGTCCCCACCGTGACGGAGCTGTGCCTGAAATACATCGCCTACGATCCTAACTACAACTATGACAGCGAGGAAGAGGATGAGGAAGTCATGGAGATGGAGAGCGAGGAAGAGCAAG AGAGTGACGATGAGTACAGCGATGACGATGACATGAGCTGGaaggtgcgacgctctgcagctAAGTGCCTGGAGTCCCTGATCAGCGCCAGACCGGACCTGCTGCTGGAATTGTACCACACAGCGGCCCCTGCACTCGTTCTTCGCTTTAAGGAGCGCGAGGAGAACGTCAAAGCCGATATCTTCTCCGCGTACATCGCTCTGCTCAGGCAGACACGCTCAGCGCAGAGCTGGAGACAggtttccaagatggccggcaGAGAAGACGCTCCACTCAGTGTGCTGCAGAGCCAG GTCCCCTCCGTTGTGAAGTCTCTGCACAGACTCTTCAGAGATAAGAGCGTCAAGTCCCGCCAGGGCTGCTTCGCTGTGCTCACAGAGTTAACCATCGCACTGCCAGGCTGCCTGTCCCAGCACATCCCAGCTCTGGTTCCAG GGCTCCTTTTCTCCCTCACTGATAAGTCCAGCAGCTCCAACATGCGCCTGGATACCATGAGTTTCCTGCATGTCCTGCTCAGCAGTCACCCCCCGGAGTGCTTCCAGCCGCACCTCTCCGCCATCCTGCCCCCCGTGGTCACCTGCATCGCTGACCCTTTCTACAAGATCACCTCTGAGGCCCTGCTCGTGGCCCAGCAGCTGGTCAGGGTAATCCGACCTCTGGACCAGCCGCTGGCCTCTCCCACCTCGCCCTACGTGAGGGAGCTGTTCAACGCTACGTTGAAGAGGCTGCAGGCAGCGGACATAGACCAGGAGGTAAAGGAGCGGGCGCTGTCCTGCATGGGTCACCTCATCTGCCACCATGGGGACCAGCTAGGAGGAGACCTACAGCCCACCCTGTGCCTCTTCCTGGAACGGCTGCGCAACGAGATCACACGGCTCACGGCGGTGAAAGCTCTCACACTTATTGCAGGGTCTCCGCTGAGGATCGACCTGCGCCCTCTCCTGAAGGAGGCTCTGCCTGTCCTGGCCTCCTTCCTGCGCAAGAGCCAGCGGGCCCTGAGGCTGGGGACTGTCGCCGCCCTGGGGGTGCTGGTGAGGAATTACAGTGACTGCCTCAAGCCTCCCATGGTGGATCCGCTACTAGGGGAGCTGCCTCCCCTGTTGGCCGAGTCAGACATGCATGTGGCTCAGGTCACCGTGGACTTCCTCACTATACTGGTGACTGCTCACCCGGCATCCCTCCCCAAGCTGGGTCCCCGTGTCCTCCCCCAGCTCTTCCAGCTGGTACACTCCCCACTACTGCAGGGCGGTGCCCTCTCCTCCATCCAGTCCTTCTTCCGAGTACTGGTGCTAAGCCGCACTCCTCACCTGGGCTATGCGGAGCTCCTCAAACAGCTGACAGGGCCTGTGCACTCTTCCGGGCCAGGGGCCACTCCCCACAAACAGGCCTTCCACTCTGTGGCCAAATGTGTGGCGGCCCTGGCAGGCGCGTGCCCCAAGGAGTCGGCAGCTTCCGTCACCCAGTTCATCCAGGATGCCAAGAGCCCCCGCGTGGGGGACCCCGTGAAAGTGCTGGCCTTCCTGGCGCTGGCAGAGATCGGGCGAGAGAAGAGCCTGGGCGGGCAGCAACGGGAGCTGAAAAGTGTCATCCTGGAGGCGTTTGTGTCCCCGAGCGAGGAGGTGAAGTCTGCGGCCTCCTATGCTCTGGGGAATGCCAGCGTGGGGAGCCCCGCAGACTTCTTGCCCTTCCTGCTGCAGGAGATCGGGGCTCAGCCTCGGAGGCAGTACCTCCTGCTGCACTCCCTCAAGGAGGCGCTAAGCTCCCTGCCCAGCGAGGAGCTGAAGCCGTACCAGGAAGACGTGTGGAGCCTGCTGCTCCAGCACTGCCAGGGTGCAGAAGAGGGCACTAGGAATGTGGTGGCAGAGTGCCTGGGCAAGCTGACGCTGGTGAGCCCTGCACAGCTGTTACCCAGGCTGTGCAAGCAACTCAGCTCAG GTTCTCCTCACACACGCAGCACTGTGGTCACTGCCATTAAATTCACCATCTCTGACCAACCTGCGCCCATCGACTCCCTGCTCCAAGGATGCATAG GTGAATTCTTGAAGACCCTCCAAGACTCGGACCCCAACGTGCGCCGCGTGGCACTGGTGATGTTTAACTCTGCAGCTCACAACAAGCCGTCGCTGGTCAGGGACTTGCTGGGCAGCGTCCTGCCCCCTCTGTACAATGAGACCAGAGTCAGGCGGGAGCTTGTCCGAGAG GTGGAGATGGGCCCCTTTAAGCACACTGTGGACGACGGTTTGGACGTGCGGAAGGCGGCCTTCGAGTGTATGTACACACTGCTGGAGAGCTGCCTGGACCAGCTGGATATCTACGAGTATTTAAACCACGTGGAGGACGGTCTAAAGGATCATTACGACATCAGG ATGCTCACCTTCATCATCCTCACTCGCCTGTCCGCCCTGTGCCCCAGCACCGTGCTCCAGCGGCTAGACCAGTTGATTGAACCTCTCCGTGCCACCTGCACCACCAAG GTGAAAGCCGGGTCTGTGAAACAGGAGTTTGAGAAGCAGGACGAGTTGAAACGCTCAGCCATGAGAGCCATCGCAGCCCTGCTCGTTATCCCGGAGGTCGAGAAGAGCCAGGGGATGTCGGAGTTCCTGTCCCAGATCAGAGCCAACCCAGAGCTGTCCTCGCTGTTTGAGAGCATCCAGAAGGACGCCGTGACACTGTGCAGCGCAGACGCCATGGACGTCAGCTAA